Proteins from a genomic interval of Quercus robur chromosome 9, dhQueRobu3.1, whole genome shotgun sequence:
- the LOC126700406 gene encoding serine/threonine-protein phosphatase 7 long form homolog: MKQVPPDIVDTSVHLHKISLQGKLDKDWVQEHAVYIDRWAHREEHIADAPALDGDTTYLAAYMESYRKTTRRYITRDSAYWEIMVESTVELLL, encoded by the exons ATGAAGCAAGTGCCACCGGATATTGTAGATACGTCCGTTCATCTCCACAAAATCTCCCTCCAAGGTAAACTAGATAAGGATTGGGTGCAAGAGCATGCTGTCTACATTGACCGATGGGCCCATAGAGAGGAACATATTGCTGATGCACCGGCATTGGATGGGGACACGACATACCTTGCTGCTTACATGGAGTCGTACCGAAAGACGACGAGACGGTACATTACACGCGACTCGGCGTATTGGGAAATAATG GTTGAGTCCACTGTGGAATTACTATTGTAA